TCGTGGCCTCCACAGGCTGACCGTCACCGTCGACCAGCAGGAAATCGTCCGGTCCCGATTCCGTCTTGTCTTTCCCACTGGCGGTCACGAGAAACACGAGCGGGTCCTCCTGCACCTTCAGCGAGAGGTTCCCGCTGGTGGCCGGAAACCAGCCCCGCGCCGCAAACTGCTCCTTGACGGCGGCCAGGCGCATCCACGCCTGTTGCCGCGCCTCCGTCGTCAGCGCTCCGCTCACGAGGACTCCCCCTCCTCTCCCTTGCCGGTTGGGCATGGCGCCGGCTCGGCGTCCATTAGCCGCGCGAGGACCGCCACCACGTCGTCAAAGGTGGCAAAGGGCACGTGCGGCAGCCCGAGCTCCCGACACCGCTCCAGCAGGTACTCGCGCGCGATCACGAGATCCGCCAGTTGCGCCCCGGCCAAGTCGGTCACGCTGTCCCCCACCACGATCCGGTAATGGCGCGCCGGATCGAAGCGGCGGATGATCGACGCCTTGCACAGCCCGCAGTCGCTCTCGCACGCCTCGTCGCACGGGTGGGGCCACGTGATGCGGATCCGCTCGCCGGAGACGTCGCTTCCGTTGCAGTAGATCCGCTCGCGGGGAATGCGGTAGGGCTCAAGCAGCGGGTAGACGAAGAAGTCAATCCCCCCGCTCGTGACGTACCATTCCACGCCCCGCGCCGCGGCGTAGGCAACGAACCGGTCAAATCCCGCGCGGATGCGCACCGTCTGGCGGACGAAGGCGGCGATCTCGTCCCGCTTGGCGCTGGGCAGAAGGGCAAACAGCTTGCCCACACCTTTGCGCACGCTGATCCGCCGTGCGAGAATGGCGTCCTTGATTTCCTCCCACCCCGGCGGGGCGAAGGCCTCCATGATGGCGACGATGCAATCCCGCTCGGTGATGGTGCCGTCGAAGTCGACAAACAGCACCGGGGCGCGGCCCCGCAAAGGCGGAAGCGTCATGCCACCACCCCCCACTTCGCCAGCGCTTTGTCCAGCGCCGGGCACGTCTTGGCCTGCTCCTCCAGCGGCACGCCGGCCACCGCCGCCTCGATGGCCGCCACAAAGGCCTCGCCTCCCCCGCGCGGCCCGTCGGGATGGCCGTGGATGCCACCGCCAGCGTTCACCACGTGGTCGAGGCCAAAGTCGGCCAGCAGGCGCGGCACCATGCCCGGGTGGATGCCCGCCGACGGCACCGGGAACGCCGGGGCCAGGCCGGCGAAGGGCTCAACGAGGCGATCGCGCAGGGCAAAGGCCTTCGCGGCGTCAAGGGGGACCGTGCCGTAGGGAGACGGGAACAGCACCAGGTCCGCCCCGGCCAGGCGCATGAGCGTGCCCAGCACGATCGGCGCGGCAATGCCGTGGTGCGGTGAAGCGTACAGCGCCCCGGCCAAGGCCGGATGGGCCAGAATGGGTACGGCGATGTCCGGATCCTCGCGCAGCCGCTGCAGGATGTCGTACCCGTACGGCAAGACGTTGAGCAACAGGGCCGTGGCCCCCTGCCGCACCGCCTCCCGCGCCCGGTCCACCAGCTCGTCGACCGGACCGGTCAGGTTGACGGCGTACAGCACGCGGCGGCCCGTCTTCGCCTCGTGCGCGTCGAGCGCTTCGCGAAAGAGGGCGATGCGCTCGAAAACGGGCGCCCGGTCGTCGACAAAGAAGATCTCATCGTCCTTCACGAGGTCGACGCCGCCCTCCACCTGGGCGACAAACTGCTCGTGCAGCTCGGCGAGGGACAGGCCGATGCACGATTTGAAGATGCTCATGAGGAGCGGCCGCCCCCACACCCCCAGCCGCTGGCGCACCCCGGCAATGCCCAAGCGCGGACCCGGAAAGGCGCGCACGAAGGCGTCGGGCAGCTTCAGGTCGATCAGCCGGATGCGCCCGTCCATCGACAGCTTGCCGAACACCGTCGTGAGCAGCGAAGGGATGTCGGCGCGCAGGTTGCGCACCGGGTAGCCGATCGCCAGATGGGCCACGCGCGACCTGTCGGCGGCCACCTGTCCGCGGCGGATGTCCACCACCACGCCTTTGTACGGTTCCAGCTCCGCGCGGCGGGCGGCGGGAAGGTCGGTCCACGTCCCCACCGTGAGCCCGACGGCGATCGACTCGGCCTTTTTGCGCAGGTCGCCGTCATCCGGCACCTGATAGGTGGCCACAACCCATTCGTTCGTCATGGTCCTCTCCCCGTTTCGCAAGATGATGAAAAACGAAAAGGCCTCTCC
This sequence is a window from Calditerricola satsumensis. Protein-coding genes within it:
- a CDS encoding 2-hydroxy-3-keto-5-methylthiopentenyl-1-phosphate phosphatase, with amino-acid sequence MTLPPLRGRAPVLFVDFDGTITERDCIVAIMEAFAPPGWEEIKDAILARRISVRKGVGKLFALLPSAKRDEIAAFVRQTVRIRAGFDRFVAYAAARGVEWYVTSGGIDFFVYPLLEPYRIPRERIYCNGSDVSGERIRITWPHPCDEACESDCGLCKASIIRRFDPARHYRIVVGDSVTDLAGAQLADLVIAREYLLERCRELGLPHVPFATFDDVVAVLARLMDAEPAPCPTGKGEEGESS
- a CDS encoding 2,3-diketo-5-methylthiopentyl-1-phosphate enolase, translating into MTNEWVVATYQVPDDGDLRKKAESIAVGLTVGTWTDLPAARRAELEPYKGVVVDIRRGQVAADRSRVAHLAIGYPVRNLRADIPSLLTTVFGKLSMDGRIRLIDLKLPDAFVRAFPGPRLGIAGVRQRLGVWGRPLLMSIFKSCIGLSLAELHEQFVAQVEGGVDLVKDDEIFFVDDRAPVFERIALFREALDAHEAKTGRRVLYAVNLTGPVDELVDRAREAVRQGATALLLNVLPYGYDILQRLREDPDIAVPILAHPALAGALYASPHHGIAAPIVLGTLMRLAGADLVLFPSPYGTVPLDAAKAFALRDRLVEPFAGLAPAFPVPSAGIHPGMVPRLLADFGLDHVVNAGGGIHGHPDGPRGGGEAFVAAIEAAVAGVPLEEQAKTCPALDKALAKWGVVA